The genomic region AGCGCCAGAAAGTTTAATGGACACCGATCCTATTGCCGCTAAGCAAGTCGAAAAAATGCTTTTAGCTGCCCCTAAATTGGCTCGCTTATGTGACTTAGATTCTGTTTCAACACTCGAATGTATTTACGATGAAGAATCTCAGAACTTATATTTCCTCGAAATGAATACGCGTATTCAGGTTGAGCACCCAGTGACAAACCTCGCTACGGGTATTGACTTGCTAAGATCGCAAATCCTTTACGGCTTTGGCGCACCTATCACTCTTAAACAAGAAGATGTGGAATTCCGCGGTCACTCAATTGAAGCAAGAATTACCAACCTTGACCCGTATAGCAAAACTTACGGTCCCATGGGCGGTAAAACTATCGAGCGCTACCTACCTCCAAAAAGAACGGATCGTATGCGTCATTATGGCTATGTGAATAGTGGTAATACTCTTACCAGTTTTGACCCGATGTTTGCGAAATTATTAGGTCGTGGTCACGATCGTCAAGAAGCGATAGAAGCTCTCTTCCGTGCGCTCTCTGAGTTTATTGTAGAAGGTCCTGCCTTCCGTCACAATATTCCTCATCAGCTCTTTGTGATTTGTCACCCAAAATTCCTTGAGCGTGATTATAATTCCGAGACGATGGACGAAATTCGTGAGCTCTTCTTAGAGAAGTTTGTCCCTTTCTTTGACGAAAAATTCGGCAAAGAGAATCGTTATCATTCTCCTATTGTAGCCGATGCAGTCAATCTTTTCTACGGACAGCACTTCCACTAAAACGTGGCCGCAGCTCAAAGACAGATAGGTCCCTATAAAATCATCGGTCGCCCACTGGGCACCGGTGGTATGGCGACTGTATACCGCGTAGACGATGGTAGCGGTCAGCATGCCGCTCTCAAAGTTCTTCACGCTCACCTCAATCGTGAACAAAAAGTTGTTAAACGCTTTAAGCAGGAATTTGCCATTGGTCAAAAGATGGCTCACTTCAATAATTTTGTTAATATGCGGACTTTGGAAAAAGTCGATAATTCCTGGTGCATTCTCATGCAGCTCGTCGAGGGTAAGACTTTGGAGCACCGTTTGCTCGAAATTCCCCAAGCGATTGCGGTGGTCGCAAGCTTAGCCAATGCCCTGCATAGTTTTCATGGCAAAGGCCTTGTTCACCGTGATATAAAACCAGAGAACATAATTTTAAGTCATGCCGGCGAACTGAAAATTATGGACTATGGCATTACCCGTGAACTAGCCAATAATATGACCCGTACAGGTACGGCCATGGGAACACTGCTCTACATGTCTCCGGAGCAATTAAAAGCGGAAAAATCACTTGATCACCGAGCTGATATTTATTCTTTAGGCGTTATTTTTTATCGTCTGCTAAGTAAACGCGACCCCCAGGCTTTAAGTAATAAAGCAGAATATGTGCAAGTCATGGATAGTCGACTGAAGAGAAAGATGCGTCCACTTCCGGGCATCAAAGACGAAAAATTAAATAATTTGCTTGAGCGCATGATGGCGATGGATCCCAATGATCGCCCCAAAGATTGCAAAGTACTCGTGAGTGAATTACAGAAGCTTTCTGCCACTCCCAGTAATATTAAAAAAGTTCTTAGCGCAATAGCTAAAGAAGAGCCGAAGAAAACTAAGGCAGCCAGTAAAGCAAGCCCAAAAGTCAATAAGACAATTCAGCGTGCAGCTACTAAGAATGAGGCAAAAAAGGCGCCAGCCACTTTTATTATGATTGGTTTCATTATTTTTGTTTTGGCCTTTGCAGGGCTTTATTTCTTTGGTCCGCAGCAACTCCGTGACGAATTACAAAAAATAGTCTCTGGATAAAGTTATTTTCATTGATCTTTTTAGAGTCACTGAATTGATTAAATAAGTCTCGAAAGTTACAATGAAGCAGACTTAAAAACTATCTGCGAGCAAGCTTCCCACATGTCATCAAAAAAAACGCCAGTAATCTGTGCCCTCGATTTGGGTTCTATGAATATTCGCGTGATTTTAGCCGAAGTCGTCGAAGGAAAACCGCGCTTGCTTTCTTGTGCGAGTCGCCCATCACTTAAGATCAATAATGGTGATATCCAAGTCGTACAAGTTGTAGGTGAACAACTTCTCTTGGCACTTCAGCACGCAGAAGAATTAGCCCATGATGTGAATATTGATCACGTCTATGTGAATATTTCTGGAAGTGGCTTACATACCGATCTCGCCAATGCGAATGTCTATATATCTGATACTGAGGGCGTCGTTACTGCAGAAGCCATACGTGAATTAGATATTTTGATAAACGATCACAAAATCCCAGCGAACCGCGAATTACTCTGTGTGGAGTTTTGTAAATTTTTCATTGATAATCAAAAAGAAGTGCTCGATCCTACAGGACAAGTGGCGGTCGCACTTTCTTGTGATGGCGTCATCGTTAGTGCCGACCAAAATTATGTCGGTGGTGTACGTCGACTCATTAAAGAAAACTTGGGACGCGATATCATGCGCTTATTGCCCAGTAGCCGAGTCCTTCCTCATGCTTTTCAAAATACTCAAGATCCTGATCGTGGAACTCTGTGCTTAAACTTAGGTTATGGAACGCTGGATTACTCAGTTTATAAAGGCAATAAGCAATACCTCAATACTTTGCCTATTGGCTTGGATCATATTTGTATGGACCTCGCCGAATGTTTCGACCTTCATTCAAAAGAATCAGAAAAACTTTTAAAAGCTTATATCGAAGTCTATGGATCTTTGCCTGAAGGCGAAGATGGCATGATAGAACTTAAAGGTCTACCAGGAACTGCCCCACGACGTGTATCGCTACAATCAGTCGAAAAAGTGGTGGTTGCCCGTCTAGGTGAAATGCTTGCATTTGTTTGGCACGATATCTGTCATGCAAAAAAAGATAGCTCAGTGAGTGCCGTGCTCATCACTGGCGGTGGCGCCAAGCTACAAGTTTTAGAACGTTTGATTCCCGAAGTCATGGGACTGAATTTAAGCAAAGCTCACTACGAGCCTCAATACATACTTCCCGACATGCGTGATGAACCCGAACTCTGGGCAAATTGTCTTGGAACGCTCGTTTCTGGTGCCCGTGATTATGAAGTGAGTGTAAGTAAAGGTAACATGCCCATCGCTAGTCAGTTCATTGCAGAATTCCGACGTGTCGGTGGCTTAGTGACAGACATCTTCTCCCACCTTAAGTGGTAGTATGTTCCTAAGTTTATAAGCCTCAAAAAATAGAGATTGATCAAAGTTTGTCTATGTTTTTTTCCTAAAGATAACTCTAGAAGAAATGAAAATCAGGACTACTAAGCCCATAAAAAAACTTAGGGAAAGACAAAAATCATGCCTAAGGCTTTTAGAGATATTATGAGCTAGTAGGGATATAATGATTGCGCTAAGACTTGCTAACCATAGTATGAATAAGAGTTTATTGATTTCGATTTTATGTTTTGTCAGTCTAAGTACATGGTAAAATACAATCAAGAAAATCAGCCAAGAAATAAAAGCAATGAGGACATCCAACAATAAAGAAGGGGGAGTTTTTTTTACTATTGATTGAATCGAGTGGCTCATAACAAGACAAATCAAAGCCATGAAGAAAGAATAACTTTTGATGATCATAGAAAATGATAAGGTACTAAAAACTTTTCTTTGTTTTAAAAAGTGAGGTAGTAAAAGCATCCCCTGAATAAGCCGACTAAAATCACCATCAATGATGATGGCTTTAAGTTGATTTTTAATTTGGACAACTTTGCTGATAAAATACTTACCAAGAGCTTTGATCTTATCTTTAGACCTAGCAATCACCTTATTAATAAAAATGAAAGAAACGGTATTTTCATCCAGTACTTCGATAGAGGGGCTATTAGCTTCATCATTCTCAAAAGAATCTGGGCGTATTTGTTTTAGACGTGCCATGATCAGAAAGTAGAGCGAGGGACCAAACGCAAAAACCATGACTGCGAAGCCACAGATAATACCAATAAAATTCATCCAGTCTGCACAACAGGTTTTCCTACCCCGAATAGTGATATGAACTCCAAGTGCGATGATAAGTTCTAGCGCACTTCCAGACCATAAGTATGTTTGAATTTTTTTGACTTTATCTTGAGCCTTAACTTTTGATGTGACCCGATAAAAGTACCACGACCAAAAAACCCAAAAAATCACTATGATCAATACTGTGCTTACAAAAAAGAAATCCTTAACGAATACGATTAGAAAAAGAGTACCCATAAGTAAACCAAAAATGAGTAAGGCCATCATGAATGCTGCAGAAATTATGGTGAAATGAATAGAGCGTTGGGGGATGTGTCGTTTTTTACTAATGGCAACGGGAAGACGAAGCATAGTGAATTGGGCGATGCCAAATGCAAAGATGATAAGAAAAAAAAGCCAAATTTCATCATTCTTGAATGGGAAATGGAATAATCCCCTTTTATTAGGAAACGCAAGAGCTTCAAGAGCAGGGAAACACAGCGCTAAAATCAAACAGTAGACTAAGGCAACAACTAAGGACCAGTGCTTCATAAAGGAGGGCTTTGGAAAGAATTTAAGATGAGAGAAAGCTTAAAATAACAATAAAGATATTTATGATTTACTTCATTATTTCTTTACCTCTCCAATTAACTTGCTTCGACCGTGATAATCAGCAAATGCCCAGCCTTTAAACTGATTATTTTCATAGTAGTAATGAATAGTCACATCAAAATCATTAATTTGATTAAATAAATTAATATATATGAAATCATGAGGGCCTTTGCTAGCTGTAATAACAGCCTTGTTTTGTATTTTAACATTTGACTTTATATCTGCCACTACATCATTAATGTTATTTTTTCTAAATATTATTTCATAATTTCTCTCTAAACTAAAGTTTCTTTGAGTAAGTGACTCACCTTTAATTCGATAATCACTTTTTTTAAAATTAATTTTTAGTTCGAATAAAATCTTCTCATCTTTGACGATGTATAAATCTTGATAAAAACTATTTTTAAATTTTTTATTTGAGAGACCCTTGAAAGTGTTTTTGTAATCATCAAGAAAAACTTCGAATTGTATTAGTTGTGCCAAAAGCTTTTTTTGACTATCACTATCAAAATTTTTCGATGACAAAATATTTAAAACCTTATCAAATTCATGCTGAAGATCTGTTATATACTGTTCAAGTAATGTTTCCGAAATATATCGCTGATTATCATCAAACTTAATCGCATCGTCGAAAAAATATTTATAATTATCTATTTTGTTATGGGCATCAGCTAATGTACCTTTAACAGTACTAGACATGCCATCAGCAGTGGCTTCTTCAGTTAATACATATTTTGCAATACGAGTCTGTTTTTTTAAAATTGAAGTATAATCATCTATCATTTCATAAGAATATTTTAAATCATTGCCATTTTTAGAAGTGCAAGAATTTAAAATAAAAACAGTAGCTATAAGCAAAAGTATTTTAACAATTTTTTGTATCATTTTTTCTTCATGGCAGTGGAGGTGGAGGTGGAGGTGAACACTGTTGGCCGATCGCAAAACTCCTATTGGCCGCTTGTTGTATAGACATATCTCCTATGTATAACAGAGATAATTGAGCAGTAGAGTAAGTTTCAAGAAGGCTATATAGCTCATCTGCGGTTGTATTTGAAGTATAAATGACTTCCACCATTACAAAGTCATTTTTAAAATTACATGGGTAAGATATATATTTATTAT from Lentisphaera profundi harbors:
- a CDS encoding serine/threonine protein kinase encodes the protein MAAAQRQIGPYKIIGRPLGTGGMATVYRVDDGSGQHAALKVLHAHLNREQKVVKRFKQEFAIGQKMAHFNNFVNMRTLEKVDNSWCILMQLVEGKTLEHRLLEIPQAIAVVASLANALHSFHGKGLVHRDIKPENIILSHAGELKIMDYGITRELANNMTRTGTAMGTLLYMSPEQLKAEKSLDHRADIYSLGVIFYRLLSKRDPQALSNKAEYVQVMDSRLKRKMRPLPGIKDEKLNNLLERMMAMDPNDRPKDCKVLVSELQKLSATPSNIKKVLSAIAKEEPKKTKAASKASPKVNKTIQRAATKNEAKKAPATFIMIGFIIFVLAFAGLYFFGPQQLRDELQKIVSG
- a CDS encoding cell division FtsA domain-containing protein produces the protein MSSKKTPVICALDLGSMNIRVILAEVVEGKPRLLSCASRPSLKINNGDIQVVQVVGEQLLLALQHAEELAHDVNIDHVYVNISGSGLHTDLANANVYISDTEGVVTAEAIRELDILINDHKIPANRELLCVEFCKFFIDNQKEVLDPTGQVAVALSCDGVIVSADQNYVGGVRRLIKENLGRDIMRLLPSSRVLPHAFQNTQDPDRGTLCLNLGYGTLDYSVYKGNKQYLNTLPIGLDHICMDLAECFDLHSKESEKLLKAYIEVYGSLPEGEDGMIELKGLPGTAPRRVSLQSVEKVVVARLGEMLAFVWHDICHAKKDSSVSAVLITGGGAKLQVLERLIPEVMGLNLSKAHYEPQYILPDMRDEPELWANCLGTLVSGARDYEVSVSKGNMPIASQFIAEFRRVGGLVTDIFSHLKW